The following are encoded together in the Pseudoalteromonas shioyasakiensis genome:
- the pepN gene encoding aminopeptidase N, with amino-acid sequence MSATSKPQAQYLKDYQAPQFSIQHIDLRFELAPLKTSVQSTMTINRTDESNADLALDGVDLKFISVKVDDKAYDDYTLEDEKLIIHNLPESFILKIENHIDPQTNTSLEGLYLSGGAYCTQCEAEGFRKITYYLDRPDILASFDVTIIADKKYTHLLSNGNQIESGNLDDGRHFVKWQDPFKKPSYLFALVAGDFDVLRDHYTTQSGRKVELALFVDKGNLSKTPHAMTSLKKSMQWDEERFNLEYDLDIYMIVAVDFFNMGAMENKGLNIFNSKCVLANQETATDKDYHTIESIVGHEYFHNWTGNRVTCRDWFQLSLKEGLTVFRDQEFSSDLGSRALNRIDAVKVMRTHQFSEDAGPMAHPIRPDKVIEMNNFYTVTVYDKGAEVIRMMHTLLGEEKFQQGMALYFERHDGQAVTCDDFVAAMSDASGIDLTQFKRWYSQAGTPKLNVEQAYDEQNQTFTLSIEQFAPDNQPNNALLHIPFAIELLDSEGQSLPLVIDNQQQDSVLNVTEKTQQFVFEGIKQRPVAVLLEDFSAPCIVTQNTSAADLLHIMRFARSDFSRWDAQQRLFTNEMKAAIASGEACLSDDILSALKLLVDNREGDLALIAELLKLPSYDTLAAEYAVIPVDDIIAVQNAFESQIANFLTESLVNCYNELEDDGSTSATAVAVRALKQLCLHYLAKTNHSDVNSLIEESAHSNNMTNALAALSAVVKANHSLCDTLLTEFDAKWRHDVLVMDKWFALQAMKDSATSISDIKALYDHPSFDFGNPNRVRALVGSFSHFNITQFHRADGEGYQLLGDLLVKLNDINPQNASRMLTPFMSWKRYDENRSEAMKAQLQRLADLDGLSDDLFEKVEKALES; translated from the coding sequence ATGTCTGCTACGAGTAAACCTCAAGCTCAATATTTAAAAGATTACCAAGCCCCACAATTCTCAATTCAACACATCGATTTACGCTTCGAATTAGCCCCTTTAAAAACATCAGTTCAGTCAACAATGACAATAAACCGTACCGATGAAAGCAATGCTGATCTTGCGCTAGATGGTGTTGATTTAAAGTTTATTTCAGTAAAGGTTGATGACAAAGCGTATGATGATTACACGCTTGAAGATGAAAAGCTGATCATTCATAACTTACCTGAAAGCTTTATTCTTAAAATTGAAAACCATATTGATCCGCAAACGAATACTTCGTTAGAAGGCTTGTACTTGTCGGGTGGTGCTTACTGTACGCAATGTGAGGCTGAAGGTTTTAGAAAGATTACCTATTACCTTGACCGCCCAGACATCCTTGCCAGCTTTGATGTCACAATTATTGCCGACAAGAAGTACACACACTTACTTTCTAATGGTAACCAAATTGAATCAGGTAACTTAGATGACGGTCGTCATTTTGTAAAATGGCAGGACCCATTTAAAAAGCCTAGCTATTTATTTGCATTAGTCGCTGGTGATTTTGATGTATTACGTGACCACTACACGACGCAGTCTGGACGAAAAGTCGAATTAGCTTTGTTTGTTGATAAAGGTAATTTATCAAAAACGCCTCATGCCATGACATCTCTTAAGAAATCAATGCAATGGGATGAAGAGCGCTTTAACCTTGAGTACGATTTAGATATTTACATGATTGTTGCTGTTGATTTCTTCAACATGGGCGCAATGGAAAATAAAGGCCTGAATATCTTTAACTCTAAATGTGTTCTGGCGAATCAAGAAACAGCCACAGACAAAGATTATCATACGATTGAATCTATTGTAGGGCACGAGTACTTCCATAACTGGACCGGCAACCGTGTTACTTGTCGTGATTGGTTCCAGCTGTCTTTAAAAGAAGGATTAACGGTTTTCCGTGACCAAGAGTTTAGTAGCGACTTAGGCTCACGTGCGCTTAATCGTATTGATGCGGTTAAAGTAATGCGTACTCACCAATTTAGTGAAGATGCAGGCCCTATGGCTCACCCAATTCGCCCTGATAAAGTCATTGAAATGAATAACTTTTATACAGTGACTGTGTATGACAAAGGGGCTGAAGTTATTCGTATGATGCACACCTTACTTGGAGAAGAAAAGTTCCAACAAGGTATGGCATTGTATTTCGAGCGCCATGACGGACAAGCAGTTACTTGTGATGATTTTGTCGCTGCCATGAGTGATGCGTCTGGCATTGATTTAACGCAATTTAAGCGCTGGTATAGTCAAGCGGGTACACCTAAGCTCAATGTAGAGCAAGCGTATGATGAACAAAACCAAACTTTCACATTAAGCATTGAGCAGTTTGCACCTGATAATCAGCCTAACAATGCCTTACTGCATATTCCTTTTGCTATTGAACTTTTAGATAGTGAAGGGCAGTCGCTACCACTTGTGATTGATAATCAGCAACAAGATTCGGTATTGAATGTCACAGAAAAAACACAGCAGTTTGTTTTCGAGGGCATTAAACAGCGCCCAGTCGCAGTGCTACTAGAAGATTTCTCTGCGCCATGCATTGTTACTCAAAATACATCTGCAGCGGATCTGTTACATATCATGCGTTTTGCTCGTAGTGACTTTTCACGTTGGGATGCTCAACAGCGTTTATTTACTAATGAAATGAAAGCGGCGATTGCCAGTGGTGAAGCTTGCTTATCTGATGATATCTTGTCGGCATTAAAGCTATTAGTTGATAATCGTGAAGGTGACCTTGCACTGATTGCTGAGCTGTTAAAACTGCCTAGCTACGATACTCTTGCAGCAGAATATGCCGTCATCCCTGTTGATGACATTATTGCTGTTCAAAATGCATTTGAATCGCAAATTGCCAACTTCCTAACAGAATCATTGGTTAATTGTTATAACGAGCTTGAAGATGATGGTTCAACATCTGCTACAGCCGTTGCAGTGCGTGCTCTTAAGCAACTTTGTTTACACTATTTAGCGAAAACAAATCACAGCGACGTTAATAGCCTTATCGAAGAGTCTGCCCATAGTAATAATATGACCAATGCACTTGCTGCATTAAGTGCTGTTGTAAAAGCAAATCACTCACTATGTGATACGCTTTTAACAGAGTTTGATGCTAAATGGCGTCATGATGTGCTCGTTATGGATAAATGGTTTGCACTGCAAGCGATGAAAGATTCAGCAACGAGTATCAGCGATATTAAAGCGCTCTATGATCACCCAAGTTTTGACTTTGGTAACCCTAACCGTGTGCGTGCTTTGGTTGGTAGCTTTAGTCACTTTAATATTACTCAGTTCCATCGAGCTGATGGTGAAGGGTATCAGCTATTAGGTGACTTATTAGTGAAGCTTAATGATATAAACCCGCAAAATGCATCACGTATGCTGACACCGTTTATGTCATGGAAACGGTATGATGAAAATCGCTCAGAGGCAATGAAAGCCCAACTACAACGCTTAGCTGATTTAGATGGCCTCAGTGATGATCTGTTTGAAAAAGTAGAGAAAGCACTCGAAAGTTAA
- a CDS encoding DUF2835 domain-containing protein, with the protein MNEYYFALYLSYSECLDYYHGKYKSVQVTEDGGKTVRFDAHHLRPFISSIGIRGRFRLTLTAENQFLKLEKIS; encoded by the coding sequence ATGAATGAATATTACTTTGCCTTGTATCTGAGTTACTCAGAGTGTCTTGATTACTATCATGGTAAATATAAATCTGTACAAGTGACCGAGGATGGTGGCAAGACAGTTCGCTTTGATGCTCACCATTTGCGTCCTTTTATTTCTTCGATAGGAATAAGAGGGCGCTTTAGGTTGACATTAACGGCTGAAAATCAGTTTCTAAAACTCGAGAAAATTAGTTAA
- a CDS encoding DUF1302 domain-containing protein, translated as MIKRSLFVKNKIALGLAAATLGLSSTSLHAANFELGDFDIRFDSNFSYGQSIRVEDRDFQHIGKSNNPSFDWTGYHSALNPIYSSADVWNQPGAYSNNGDAGNLNFDSGDSFSKLLKGNHELSISKDNFGFFTRFMYFYDFALMDGDFAYNNPTSGNKVDPCDDDDTKEQVCADLRLLDAYVWANFDLNEGRNPLSIRLGQQVVNWGESTLISHGINVNPVDIDRLKAPGAELKEAFIPVGMLWASLGITDNLTLEGFYQYEWHETRLPAAGTYFSTNDFASENGYQQNIQLGFTSNPDIDLAFLTESLNNLDDIVRSQGVDPTSAQGQAMMAQMYLAYPTKVALKGKGGAGKNEPDDGGQYGLRLGMYLPELNDTEVALYHINYHSRRPVISGQVSNFTDAAIAADIGMLLTTDITEDNVTSLQAFTKGQLEYPEDIKLYGLSFNTSVGETALAGEFAFRQDEPLQIDDVELLYAGMPEQLAVAGIRPDFAGISQMSLGDATSVVGPGEVAQGFILRNTAQLQFTATHLFGPSLGADSWAVVGEIGGVRINDMPDYDELRLNVAGTGRSGIMQGPLSDDYSTLHLGLSNGPETNPFPTASAWGYRLIAKGDYYNFFSGVNFSPRFVFSHDVNGITPDPMFLFVEDRKSLGVTMNFNYQNAWSFDFSYNSFWGGGATNTFSDRDYVSFNIKYSI; from the coding sequence ATGATAAAACGATCGCTTTTTGTTAAAAACAAAATAGCTTTGGGACTCGCGGCGGCTACACTCGGACTCTCAAGCACATCTTTGCATGCGGCAAACTTTGAGTTAGGTGACTTCGATATACGTTTTGACTCTAACTTTTCTTATGGCCAAAGCATTCGTGTTGAAGACCGAGATTTTCAACATATAGGTAAGAGTAATAATCCTTCATTTGACTGGACGGGTTATCATTCTGCTTTAAATCCAATTTATTCTTCTGCTGATGTATGGAACCAACCAGGTGCATACTCAAATAATGGTGATGCAGGTAACCTCAATTTTGATAGTGGCGATTCTTTTTCAAAACTATTAAAAGGTAACCATGAGTTATCAATCAGCAAAGATAATTTTGGTTTCTTCACTCGCTTTATGTACTTCTACGACTTTGCATTGATGGATGGTGATTTTGCCTATAACAACCCAACATCAGGTAACAAAGTAGACCCATGTGATGATGACGACACAAAAGAACAAGTGTGTGCTGATTTACGTTTACTAGACGCTTATGTATGGGCAAACTTTGATTTAAATGAAGGTCGTAACCCGCTGTCTATTCGTTTAGGCCAACAAGTTGTGAACTGGGGTGAGAGTACCTTGATTTCTCATGGTATTAACGTTAACCCAGTTGATATCGATCGTTTAAAAGCGCCAGGTGCAGAGTTAAAAGAAGCTTTCATACCTGTTGGTATGCTTTGGGCATCACTAGGCATCACAGATAACTTAACGCTAGAAGGTTTCTACCAATATGAATGGCATGAAACACGTCTTCCAGCGGCTGGTACGTATTTCTCGACGAACGATTTCGCGTCAGAAAATGGTTATCAGCAAAATATCCAACTGGGCTTCACGTCTAACCCGGATATCGATTTAGCATTCTTAACTGAAAGCTTAAATAATTTAGATGACATTGTTCGCTCGCAAGGTGTTGATCCTACATCAGCACAAGGCCAAGCAATGATGGCGCAAATGTACTTAGCTTACCCAACCAAAGTGGCGTTAAAAGGCAAAGGTGGTGCAGGTAAAAACGAGCCAGACGATGGTGGCCAGTATGGTTTACGTTTAGGTATGTACTTACCTGAATTAAACGACACTGAAGTGGCGTTATACCACATTAACTATCATAGCCGTCGTCCGGTAATTTCTGGTCAGGTATCAAACTTCACTGATGCGGCAATCGCTGCTGATATCGGTATGTTATTAACTACAGATATCACAGAGGATAATGTAACTAGCTTGCAAGCATTCACTAAAGGCCAGTTAGAATACCCTGAAGATATTAAACTGTACGGTCTTAGCTTCAATACATCTGTAGGCGAAACGGCACTTGCTGGTGAATTTGCATTCCGCCAAGATGAGCCTCTACAAATTGATGACGTAGAGCTGTTATATGCGGGTATGCCAGAGCAATTAGCAGTTGCAGGTATTCGCCCAGATTTTGCTGGTATTTCACAAATGAGTCTTGGCGATGCTACAAGTGTTGTAGGTCCTGGTGAAGTAGCACAAGGATTTATTCTACGTAACACTGCACAATTACAATTTACAGCAACACACTTATTTGGTCCTTCACTTGGTGCTGATAGCTGGGCGGTAGTTGGTGAAATTGGTGGTGTACGCATCAACGATATGCCAGATTACGATGAGCTTCGTTTAAACGTTGCTGGTACTGGCCGTAGTGGTATCATGCAAGGTCCATTAAGTGATGATTATTCAACACTTCACTTAGGTCTTTCTAATGGTCCTGAAACGAATCCGTTCCCAACGGCTTCTGCATGGGGTTATCGTTTAATTGCGAAAGGTGATTATTATAACTTCTTCAGTGGTGTTAACTTCTCTCCACGTTTTGTGTTCTCGCACGATGTGAATGGTATTACACCTGATCCAATGTTCTTATTTGTTGAAGACCGTAAATCGCTCGGTGTTACTATGAACTTCAACTATCAAAATGCGTGGTCGTTCGACTTTAGCTACAACTCATTCTGGGGTGGTGGTGCAACGAATACTTTCTCTGACCGCGATTATGTATCTTTCAATATTAAATATTCAATCTAA
- a CDS encoding DUF1329 domain-containing protein: MIRKPTLIAAAFCGVFASSSVLAKITADEAARLGKDLTPIGAEKAANKDGSIPAWDGGITTPPAGYKPGMHHPDPYADDKILFTIDKSNVAEYKDFLSPGQIELFNTYPDTFKMNIYPTRRSASYPQFVYDATKKYATTAELVEGGNGIKNTAVGVPFPIPKDGLEAIWNHLLRFRGLSIERSGGQAAPTASGSYNYVGFDEQLLVEYSSPEATPEKLQESNILFKFKQKVTEPARLAGTALLVHETMDQILTPRQAWTYNSGQRRVRRAPNVAYDAPGTAADSLRTTDDFDMFNGSPNRYNWTLKGKQELYIPYNSYKLHSDKLSYDDILQAGHINPEHVRYEKHRVWVVEANLKDGTRHIYKKRVFYIDEDSWQVHVADIYDNRDQMYRVAMAHGLNYYEVPTHWSTLEVYHDLNSRRYLAIGLDNQEKMYDFSQSFNDNEFTSSALRREGR; this comes from the coding sequence ATTATTAGAAAACCTACCCTCATTGCTGCAGCATTTTGTGGCGTTTTCGCAAGCTCAAGTGTACTTGCAAAAATTACCGCTGATGAAGCGGCACGTTTAGGTAAAGATTTAACACCTATTGGCGCAGAAAAAGCTGCGAATAAAGACGGTTCTATCCCAGCTTGGGATGGTGGTATCACAACACCACCTGCTGGTTATAAACCGGGAATGCATCATCCTGATCCGTATGCTGATGATAAAATCTTATTCACGATTGATAAATCGAATGTAGCTGAGTACAAAGATTTCTTAAGCCCAGGTCAAATTGAATTATTCAATACTTATCCTGATACGTTTAAGATGAACATCTATCCAACACGTCGTAGCGCGTCTTATCCTCAGTTTGTATATGATGCAACTAAAAAGTATGCAACGACAGCTGAGTTAGTAGAAGGCGGTAACGGTATTAAAAACACTGCTGTGGGTGTTCCGTTCCCAATCCCTAAAGATGGCTTAGAAGCTATTTGGAACCACTTATTACGTTTCCGTGGTTTATCAATTGAGCGTTCTGGTGGTCAAGCAGCACCAACAGCATCTGGTTCATATAACTATGTAGGTTTTGATGAGCAACTGTTAGTTGAGTATTCATCACCTGAAGCAACGCCTGAAAAGCTACAAGAATCTAATATCTTGTTTAAGTTTAAGCAAAAAGTAACTGAGCCAGCGCGTCTTGCCGGTACTGCGTTATTAGTTCATGAAACAATGGACCAAATCTTAACGCCACGCCAAGCATGGACATACAACTCAGGTCAGCGTCGTGTTCGTCGTGCACCTAATGTTGCCTATGATGCACCGGGAACAGCTGCTGATAGCTTACGTACGACTGATGACTTTGATATGTTCAACGGTTCTCCAAATCGTTACAACTGGACATTAAAAGGTAAGCAAGAGCTTTATATTCCTTATAACAGCTATAAGCTTCACAGCGACAAACTAAGCTACGATGATATTCTGCAAGCAGGTCATATCAACCCTGAACATGTTCGTTATGAAAAACATCGTGTTTGGGTAGTTGAAGCGAACCTTAAAGATGGCACGCGTCATATCTATAAAAAACGTGTTTTCTATATTGATGAAGATAGCTGGCAAGTACATGTAGCGGATATCTATGATAACCGTGATCAAATGTATCGTGTAGCGATGGCGCATGGTCTTAACTACTATGAAGTACCAACTCATTGGAGTACGCTAGAAGTCTACCATGACCTTAACTCTCGTCGTTATTTAGCAATTGGTTTAGACAACCAAGAAAAAATGTATGATTTCTCACAATCATTCAACGATAACGAGTTTACTTCAAGCGCATTACGTCGCGAAGGTCGTTAA
- a CDS encoding WD40/YVTN/BNR-like repeat-containing protein produces the protein MKYLLYACLAYSASCFAQDMPMPQQAISAVNANKTLLTDIELAGPNLIAVGKHGVVITSTDAQTWQQASVPTQVLLTAVDFYNNDLGWACGHDATIINTVDAGKTWQLQQSLPNMDKPCLDILFTTEQHGYAVGAYGMFFETNDGGQTWQKRFLDSLLFEEDREYLNDLKDSDPEGYEIETASILPHFNRIVKTEESLFLAGEMGLMAQSFDNGQTWRRLEEIYMGSFFTFASTADQGGEDLVAGLRGNIFTRQAGSDQWQQIPHDSYATVNSAIKYNNQWLLFANSGVIFQIEDGQLSEQQMADGKSLLDGVVFQDKLIMASENGIKVKELNP, from the coding sequence ATGAAGTATTTGCTTTATGCCTGTCTTGCTTATAGTGCTTCATGTTTTGCTCAAGACATGCCTATGCCGCAACAAGCGATTAGCGCTGTTAACGCAAACAAAACTCTTCTCACCGACATTGAACTAGCTGGCCCAAATCTCATTGCAGTTGGCAAACACGGTGTGGTTATCACAAGTACAGACGCTCAAACTTGGCAACAAGCCAGTGTGCCTACTCAAGTGCTGCTAACAGCCGTTGATTTTTATAATAACGATTTAGGCTGGGCATGTGGTCATGATGCAACCATCATTAATACTGTAGATGCAGGAAAAACCTGGCAGTTACAGCAATCTTTACCAAACATGGATAAGCCATGTTTAGATATTTTATTTACTACTGAACAACATGGCTATGCAGTTGGTGCATACGGAATGTTTTTTGAAACTAACGATGGTGGCCAAACTTGGCAGAAACGTTTTTTAGATAGCCTGTTATTTGAAGAAGACCGTGAATACCTCAATGATTTAAAAGACAGTGACCCAGAAGGCTATGAAATTGAAACTGCTTCAATACTGCCGCATTTTAATCGCATCGTTAAAACTGAGGAGAGTCTATTTCTAGCCGGTGAAATGGGTTTAATGGCACAAAGTTTCGATAATGGTCAAACATGGCGGCGTCTTGAAGAGATCTATATGGGCTCTTTCTTTACGTTTGCGTCAACTGCAGATCAAGGTGGTGAAGATCTAGTTGCAGGCCTTCGAGGCAACATTTTCACTCGACAAGCCGGCAGTGATCAATGGCAACAAATACCACACGACAGTTATGCAACCGTGAATAGCGCGATTAAATACAACAACCAGTGGTTATTATTTGCCAACAGCGGGGTGATTTTCCAAATTGAGGATGGCCAATTATCAGAACAACAAATGGCTGATGGTAAATCGTTACTTGATGGTGTCGTGTTTCAAGACAAACTAATTATGGCTTCAGAAAATGGCATTAAAGTGAAGGAGTTGAATCCGTAA
- a CDS encoding efflux RND transporter permease subunit, whose protein sequence is MRGFLDILERAVFRHRLFAIISFALITCFLLFKATQIQLDASFNKNIPLNHDYMKVYTKHEKQFGGANSILISVCDADGDIFNEEFFTQLKAVHDQLYFIPGVNRPLVNSIFAPSARFVEVVEDGFAGGPIIPANFTADKRGLAVVKENIEKAKVVGRMIASDYSCAMVTAQLLETDPQTQEKLDTLAFAEKLETQVREPLSTDKVSIHIIGFAKMAGDVAEGAKGVLLFFAIAIAFTFVMVWLFCHSLKLTILPIACSIIAVVWQLGLLSSLGFGLDPMSILVPFLVFAIGVSHGVQMINDIGKKVSTGSSTRVCCQASFRALLIPGGIALLSDTIGFLTLLTIDIGIIRELAITASLGVAVIIFTNLILLPVWASYMRFEGSVHIQAGTHTDKPNFLDKLRELLVKATDRKTAVFIIALTAVLFAVGYWQADKMRIGDLHAGAPSLHQDARYNQDTFLISDKYTISSDILKVIVEAYPAACTEHDVMERISRFQWQMENVAGVQSAVSLSSVAQSVNAGFNEGNLKWQSLPRNTASLVQATSRVETSSGLLDGNCSVMPVIIFLNDHKAETIDHVVAKVKEFAKAEETDELKFKLASGPVGVMAATNESVSAAQLPMMLYVYGAVILLCLISFRSVKATVAVVLPLYIVSTLAQALMVQLEIGLTVSTLPVIALGVGIGVDYGIYILSSMMGQLKQGVALEVAYRNALAERGSAVLFTGITLAIGVSTWIFSDLKFQVDMGILLTFMFLVNMLGAVLLLPAIGNFLWTDQKK, encoded by the coding sequence ATGCGTGGTTTTTTAGATATTTTAGAAAGAGCGGTGTTTCGTCATCGCTTATTCGCAATTATTTCCTTTGCTTTGATCACCTGTTTCTTATTATTCAAAGCAACACAAATTCAATTAGACGCGTCGTTTAATAAAAATATTCCGCTTAATCATGACTACATGAAAGTTTACACCAAACATGAAAAACAGTTCGGTGGCGCTAACAGCATTTTGATTTCTGTCTGTGATGCAGATGGTGATATTTTTAATGAGGAATTTTTCACCCAACTTAAAGCAGTTCATGATCAGCTTTACTTTATTCCTGGTGTAAATCGCCCATTGGTAAATTCAATCTTCGCACCGAGTGCGCGTTTTGTTGAAGTGGTTGAAGATGGTTTTGCTGGCGGTCCAATTATTCCAGCAAACTTTACCGCTGATAAACGTGGTCTTGCGGTTGTAAAAGAAAACATCGAAAAAGCAAAAGTCGTTGGTCGTATGATTGCAAGCGACTATTCGTGTGCAATGGTAACCGCTCAGCTACTCGAGACTGATCCTCAAACGCAAGAAAAACTCGACACTTTAGCGTTTGCAGAAAAGCTAGAAACACAAGTTCGTGAACCGCTAAGTACTGACAAGGTCAGTATTCATATTATCGGTTTTGCAAAAATGGCAGGGGATGTCGCAGAGGGCGCTAAGGGCGTACTGCTATTCTTTGCTATTGCCATTGCTTTCACATTTGTGATGGTTTGGCTGTTCTGCCACTCTTTAAAACTGACAATTTTACCGATTGCCTGTTCAATCATTGCTGTTGTTTGGCAGTTAGGCTTGCTATCAAGCTTAGGCTTTGGTTTAGACCCTATGTCAATTTTAGTACCGTTTTTAGTGTTTGCGATTGGTGTAAGCCATGGCGTGCAAATGATTAATGACATCGGTAAAAAAGTGTCTACGGGTAGTTCAACTCGGGTTTGCTGTCAGGCAAGCTTTAGAGCACTTCTGATCCCAGGTGGTATCGCGCTGCTATCTGACACAATTGGTTTCTTAACCTTACTCACCATTGATATTGGTATTATTCGTGAACTTGCTATCACAGCGAGTTTAGGTGTGGCGGTAATTATTTTCACCAACTTAATTTTATTACCTGTATGGGCATCGTACATGCGCTTTGAAGGCTCTGTGCATATTCAAGCGGGTACACATACAGACAAACCGAACTTCTTAGATAAACTACGTGAACTTTTAGTTAAAGCAACAGACCGTAAAACAGCTGTGTTCATCATTGCACTGACAGCCGTGTTATTCGCTGTCGGCTATTGGCAAGCTGATAAGATGCGTATCGGTGATTTACATGCTGGTGCACCATCACTGCATCAAGATGCCCGTTATAACCAAGATACTTTCTTAATATCAGATAAATACACCATATCTTCAGATATTCTAAAAGTGATTGTTGAAGCGTATCCTGCTGCGTGTACTGAGCATGATGTTATGGAGCGTATTAGTCGATTCCAATGGCAGATGGAAAACGTTGCCGGGGTACAATCGGCTGTCAGCCTGAGCTCAGTAGCGCAATCTGTGAATGCCGGCTTTAACGAAGGTAACTTAAAATGGCAAAGCCTGCCACGCAATACGGCAAGTTTAGTGCAAGCTACTTCACGCGTTGAAACAAGCTCAGGTTTACTCGATGGTAACTGCTCTGTAATGCCAGTGATTATTTTCTTAAATGACCACAAAGCAGAAACGATTGACCATGTGGTAGCTAAAGTTAAAGAGTTTGCTAAGGCCGAAGAAACCGATGAGTTAAAGTTTAAGCTAGCGTCAGGCCCTGTCGGTGTAATGGCTGCAACGAACGAATCTGTATCAGCTGCACAGCTACCTATGATGCTTTACGTTTACGGCGCCGTAATCCTGCTATGCTTAATTAGCTTTAGAAGTGTTAAGGCAACGGTCGCGGTTGTATTACCTCTGTACATCGTATCAACCTTAGCGCAAGCGTTGATGGTACAACTAGAAATAGGTTTAACAGTGTCGACATTACCAGTTATCGCTTTAGGTGTTGGTATTGGTGTCGATTACGGGATTTATATACTGTCATCAATGATGGGGCAGCTAAAACAAGGTGTGGCACTGGAAGTGGCTTATCGTAATGCATTAGCAGAGCGTGGTAGTGCAGTGTTGTTCACAGGTATTACCTTAGCCATTGGTGTTAGCACATGGATTTTCTCTGATCTGAAGTTCCAAGTGGATATGGGTAT